One Salvelinus fontinalis isolate EN_2023a chromosome 11, ASM2944872v1, whole genome shotgun sequence DNA window includes the following coding sequences:
- the LOC129866046 gene encoding melanoma-associated antigen E1-like — MGDGNCVQLNSDRKWTPKDCSNQSAFLCYGDERPLNTTGDLTTPVTPETTGPTSTGPPSIKTSTTITTTLPPTTTTNGESNTSPNTTTNGESNTSPNTTTNGQSTTSPPTTTNGQSSTSPPTTTNGQSITSPPTTTNGQSTTSPPTSTNGQSTASPPTTTNGQSSTSPPTTTNGQSSTSPPTTTNGQSTTSPPTTTNGQSTTSPPTTTNGESTTSPTTTTNGQSSTSPPTTTNGQYSTSPPTTTNGQYSTSPTTTTNGQSTTPPTSTSSGQLTSIGPTSPDRKPTSSPSITTSPLHPDYLQYFNKSKSWINALEICKSRGSNLVHITNQTVQADVTQLLDNVELPCGGVWIGLERSIFEWSAPWLWTSGDVDKVVKYREWHSCFPLNPINYHCGKMVRVGNGELKWLDASCHQELPFICQDLH; from the exons ATGGGAGATGGAAACTGTGTACAGCTGAACTCAGACAGAAAATGGACTCCAAAAGATTGCTCTAATCAAAGTGCCTTCCTTTGCTATGGAG ATGAACGTCCACTTAACACCACTGGGGATTTGACCACTCCTGTTACCCCTGAAACCACCGGCCCTACTTCAACTGGACCTCCCTCAATCAAGACGTCCACCACAATAACTACCACTTTACcacctactaccactactaatggagAGTCCAACACCTCACCAAATACCACTACTAATGGAGAGTCCAACACCTCACCAAATACCACTACAaatggacagtccaccacctcaccacctaccACTACAAATGGACAATCCAGCACCTCACCacctaccactactaatggacaGTCCATCACCTCACCacctaccactactaatggacagtccaccacctcaccacctacTTCTACTAATGGACAGTCCACCGCCTCACCacctaccactactaatggacagtccagcaccTCACCacctaccactactaatggacagtccagcaccTCACCacctaccactactaatggacagtccaccacctcaccacctaccACTACAaatggacagtccaccacctcaccacctaccactactaatggagagtccaccacctcaccaactaccactactaatggacagtccagcacctcaccacctactactactaatgGACAGTACTCCACCTCACCacctaccactactaatggacaGTACTCCACCTCACCAACTACGACTACTAATGGACAGTCCACAACACCACCAACATCAACGTCCAGTGGACAACTGACCTCAATAGGTCCCACCTCCCCAGACAGGAAGCCCACATCCTCACCCAGTATTACAACTTCTCCACTCCATCCTG ATTACCTGCAGTACTTCAACAAGTCCAAGAGCTGGATCAATGCACTGGAAATCTGTAAAAGTCGTGGCTCCAACCTGGTTCACATCACCAACCAGACCGTGCAGGCTGACGTGACCCAGCTCCTGGACAATGTGGAGCTGCCATGTGGGGGGGTGTGGATTGGTCTGGAGCGGTCCATCTTTGAGTGGAGCGCCCCCTGGCTGTGGACCAGTGGGGATGTTGATAAGGTGGTGAAGTACAGAGAGTGGCACAGCTGCTTCCCCCTCAACCCCATCAATTACCACTGTGGTAAGATGGTCCGGGTTGGTAACGGAGAACTGAAGTGGCTGGATGCTTCTTGTCATCAGGAATTACCCTTCATCTGTCAAG ATCTCCACTAG